A segment of the Pantoea sp. At-9b genome:
GAACTGGCACCGGAATTCAGCGCCCTGAGCATGCTGGTGCAGGCTGCCCCGTTACAGCAACCCAACACCGGAGCCATGGCCCTGGCGGCCGCCAGTGAGGCGATGCTTAACCATGATTTTCCTTGGGCAGAGGCGCATCTGGCACAATGGGCGGAGATGTTCCAACGCTTCGGGGCAAAACCTAAAAGAACCCCATGTTCGGCAGAGGCGCTACGCAAACGCGTGCTGCGTGATGGCTCATTGCCCGCTATCGATCCGGTTGTCGATCTCTACAACGCGGTCAGCATTCGCTACGCGATCCCGGTTGGCGGTGAAAACGTTGCTGCGTATGTAGGACACCCCCAGCTAACGCGTGCCCTGGGCAGCGAGCACTTCGACACATACAAAGACGGCATACTCAGCCATGAGTCGCCAGAAGTGGGTGAAGTCATATGGCGCGATGCAGAAGGCGTCACCTGCCGACGCTGGAACTGGCGCCAGGGTGTGCGTACCCGTTTGAGTGTGGAACAACAGCAAATGTGGTTTATTCTGGAGCGCTTACCGGCCATGCCAGCCGAAGCGTTGCAGCAGGCGGGTGATATGCTGGAGCACGGCATCCGACAAATGATGCCTGGGGCAAATGTGCAACGAACATGGCTCGGTGCCACCGCATAAACTTATCAAGGACGCTGTATGGATATCCGCTTGCTGGTGCAACAACCCAACCTTATCACGCCATTAGTGCAGCTGTTATTTCGTGAATGGTCGGCATATCCCAACTGGCAAGACCCCGCTCAGATTGCGTCACGTCTGCTGGCGCGAAACCAGCCGGCGGTCAACACCCTGACGCTGGTCGCCACCGCTGATGAGGGTGCGTTGATGGGGTCAGC
Coding sequences within it:
- a CDS encoding B3/4 domain-containing protein — translated: MFSFSPSIDHSVSELAPEFSALSMLVQAAPLQQPNTGAMALAAASEAMLNHDFPWAEAHLAQWAEMFQRFGAKPKRTPCSAEALRKRVLRDGSLPAIDPVVDLYNAVSIRYAIPVGGENVAAYVGHPQLTRALGSEHFDTYKDGILSHESPEVGEVIWRDAEGVTCRRWNWRQGVRTRLSVEQQQMWFILERLPAMPAEALQQAGDMLEHGIRQMMPGANVQRTWLGATA